A segment of the Chryseobacterium scophthalmum genome:
ATTATCTCAAATTATATGTAACCGAAGATGAAGCCAGACATTTTCTGAAAGTTGGACTTCACTATGATGAAATTTTCAAAACCGGACTTCTATTAAATTATTCAGCCAAAAGACTTTTATTTAAAAATTCAAATCTTTCTTTAGACGTAGTTGTAGGAGATAAATCCAGATATTACTTAAACTATTTTATAGATAACGGATATATTCCCGGATTTGGTATTTATTCTTCAGGAATGAGTTTCGATTTAAAAAATAATTTGAATATTAATGCTGATAAATGGGAATGGCTCCGCAACGAAGCTTATATACAGTCTGTTTGGAGAGATAAATTCGCAATAGGAACCGGAATTAGCCATGACTATTTTGAAGTCGAAATAAACGGTTTAAATAAGCGCTACAACCGTTTCCTCAATCCTTATGTATTTCTAAAGAGCGATACTCAAAACGACCGCGATTTTCCTACAAAAGGGTTCTACCTTAATGCCGAAGGAAAAGTAATCGACTTAATGAAATCTGAAGTTGAAAAAAGATTAATCCAGGTGAAAGCCGATGTGAGAGTTAATCTTCCAATTACAAAACAGCTTAGTTATCACCTTAATCTTTATGGCGGAATTACCATCGGCGAAAATTTACCCGAATATTATCAGTACAGATTAGGAGGAATATTTGAGCAAAATATTGTCAATTTCAAAAACTTTTCAGGGTTTTATTTTGCACAGCTCAACTCCAATAATGTAGTTTTAATTTCAAATGATCTTCAGTTTAAATTCTATAAAAATTTATTCTTAAGCGGAAACTTTTCTTTCGCCAATCTTTCAGACGATATAAGCTTTGAAGATGCTGTGAAAGTTAATTATAGCTCTGTAGGCGCTACTCTAGGCTATAAATCTCCATTTGGACAAATAAAACTGAATTTCAGTCACTCATTAAAAAATAATCAAAAAGGCATATTCAGTGTAATTTTAGGACACTGGTTTTAAAAAAAATGATACAATTCTTTTACGAAAATTTACCCGAATCGGTAAATACAGAATACACAATTTGGTTGAAAGATATCATTCTTTCAGAAGGTAAAAAGTTGGGAGAAATCAATTATATATTTTGCGATGACGAATATTTATTGAAGGTAAACCAGGATTATTTACAGCACGATTACTATACAGACATCATTACTTTCGACTATGTGAAAAGCAAAACATTAAGCGGAGAGATTTTCGTATCTTTGCAGCGCATTTCAGACAACGCTTCTACTCTATCCAAAAATTATGAAGAAGAACTCAGAAGAGTCTTGGCTCATGGCATTCTTCATCTTTGCGGTTATAAAGATAAAACTGAAGAAGAAGAACAGTTAATGCGAAATAAAGAAGATTTTTATATCGCAAAGTATAATTAGATCTTTTTAGAGCATATTCCCGCTCTCCGCACTCGCTATTTTCTTAAAAAAAGAAAATGAGCTCAGACAAATGCTACGATCGGGGCTAAAACAATCACATAACAAGCCGTTATAGCTTGTAAATTTAAATAATGTTTCACGTGAAACATTTTGATAAAAAATAAAATTTAAGGCTTAAAACAAGCAATAAAAAATGATTTCAGAAATATATGATGTAATTGTAGTAGGTGCAGGTCACGCAGGTTGTGAAGCTGCTGCTGCTGCTGCCAATTTAGGTTCAAAAACTTTATTGGTTACAATGAATATGCAGACCATTGGACAAATGAGCTGCAACCCGGCAATGGGTGGAATTGCCAAAGGACAGATCGTAAGAGAAATCGATGCGATGGGAGGATATTCAGGAATTATTGCAGACAAATCTGCAATCCAATTCAAGATGCTTAATCTTTCAAAAGGTCCTGCAATGTGGTCTCCAAGAACACAGAATGACAGAATGCTTTTCGCTGAAGAGTGGCGTTTAGCGTTAGAAAATACTCCAAATCTTGATTTCTTTCAGGATATGGTAAAAAGCTTAATTATCGAAAATAATAAAGCAGTAGGTGTTATAACTTCATTGGGAATTGAAATTAGATCAAACTCTGTTGTTTTAACAAATGGAACTTTCCTTAATGGATTAATACACGTTGGAGACAAACAATTGGGAGGAGGAAGAATGGGTGAACCAAGAGCTTTCGGAATCACAGAACAATTGGTTTCTTTAGGTTTTGAAGCCGGAAGAATGAAGACAGGTACTCCACCGAGAGTAGACGGAAGAAGTCTTGATTATTCTAAAATGGAAGAGCAAAAAGGAGATCAAAATCCTCAAAAATTCAGCTATTTAGATACTCCGAAGTTAACCAAACAATTAAGCTGTCACATCGTTTACACTAACGAAGCAGTACACGATATTTTACGTGAAGGTTTTGATAGAAGCCCAATGTTCAACGGTACAATTCAAAGTTTAGGACCAAGATATTGCCCAAGTATTGAAGATAAAATCAATCGTTTTGCAGAAAGAAACAGACATCAACTATTCGTAGAACCGGAAGGTTGGAAGACTGTAGAAATCTATGTAAACGGTTTTAGTTCGTCTCTTCCTGAAGATGTACAGATTAAAGCGATGAGACATATCCCCGGATTTGAAAGTGTAAAAGTATTCAGACCAGGCTATGCTATTGAATATGACTACTTCCCTCCTACTCAGTTAAAGCATACTTTAGAAACAAAATTAGTAGATAATTTATATTTTGCAGGTCAAATCAACGGTACAACCGGTTATGAAGAAGCAGCTGGACAAGGTTTGATGGCGGGTATCAATGCACACAATAAAGTTCACGAAAAGGATGAATTTATTCTTAACAGAGATGAAGCTTATATTGGAGTTTTAATTGATGATTTAATTACAAAAGGTACTGAGGAACCATACAGAATGTTCACTTCAAGAGCTGAATACAGACTTCTTTTAAGACAGGATAATGCAGATATCAGACTAACTGAAAAATCATATCAATTAGGTTTAGCAAAAGAGGAAAGACTAAAAAGAGTTGAAGAGAAAATAGCTAAAAGCCAGGAACTTGAAGCCTTTTTACGAGAAACTTCTTTAAAGCCAGGAATCATAAATCCTATTCTTGAAAGTATGGAAAGTAATCCTGTAGATCAAGCTTACAGAGCATCTCAATTCCTTACAAGACCTAATATTACATTAGAAAAATTGGAAGAAATTGATGCAATAAAAGAAGTCTCTTCTCAATATAATGATGAAGTAAGAGAGCAGGCTGAAGTAAATATTAAGTATAAAGGCTATATTGAAAAGGAAAAAGAAAACGTTGCAAAGCTTAATCGCCTAGAAAATGTAAAGATTCCTGAAGATTTTGATTATTTAAAAATCTCAAGCTTATCTGCAGAAGCAAAACAAAAAATGAATAATGTAAGACCAAAAACTGTAGCTCAAGCAGGAAGAATAAGTGGCGTTTCACCGGCAGATATCAATGTTTTACTTATCTATTTAGGACGTTAAATACAAAATGTTTCACGTGAAACATTTATAAAATAAAAGCGAAAATTAAGGTATTTATGAGCTTATTCTAAACTCTGAATATCTTAATTTTTAATTTAAAAGAAACAAGCTAAATGAAAATAAAGGATCATTTTCTTTCACAGGAAATATTTGAAATTAAAGAAACAGAAACAAAAGGAGTTTTTAAAACCTCCCCTATTCCATCGAATATTTCTAAATATTATGAAAGCGAAGATTATATCTCTCATCATCAGGATTCGGGAAGTTTAAAAGAAAAATTGTACAAATTTTTACAGTCTTTTAATTTACAGTATAAAAAAACAATTCTTTTAGACAGAATAAAGAAAGGCTCAAGAGTATTGGATTATGGATGTGGAGCCGGAGAATTTGTAAAATATATAGAAAATGATTTTGAAGTTTTCGGTTTTGAACCAAATGCAGATGCAAGAAAAGCTGTACAAAATAAGATTTCAAAAGCTACTATTTTAGATAATATCAATACTATTGAAGATCATAGTTTAGATGCAATTACACTTTGGCATGTTTTCGAACACGTGGAAAATCAGGATGAGATGCTTGAAATTTTCAATAAAAAATTAAAAGAAAAAGGCTTACTAATTATTGCTGTTCCCAATCCTACTTCTTACGATGCAAAACATTACAAAGAATATTGGGCAGCTTATGATGTGCCGAGACACATTTATCATTTCTCAAAAAATGGAATGGAAAATCTTATTACAAAGAAACCAAATTGGAAAATGAGAAAAATCAAGCCGCTGGTTTTAGATTCGTATTACATCTCAATGTTGAGCGAAAAATACAAAAAATCTTCCCTATTTTGGATAAAAGCAGTCATCTACGGAACGATTTCTAACATAAAAGCCCTTTTTTCTAACGAATTTTCAAGTTTGATATACATTATCGAAAAAAAATAGAAAATAGATTTTTAAGCCGTTTATGAAGGTCAATTTTCCCTATTTTCACTAAAAAAATAAAAACTCGAGACACAATCTCGAGTTTTTTTATTTCAATCATTACTCCCCTACTCTAAATTTTAAATCCATATTTTCTTTAAAAACTAAAATTTAAAAAATTAAAGATTTCAATTCTAAAAATATTAGCAAAATGTTAGTAAGTGATATAATTAGTAAAAAGAGAAAATATATTTAAACTAAAATTAACCGCCTGAGAATCTCGTAGATTTTTTTAAATTAGTAATTATACAGGATAACAGAAATAGAACAACACAAATCTAAAAACTAAAACTCTAATAGTTTTTAATTCTATCTGAAGAAAGATTTAAATTGATTTTTCAAAAATATACCTATAGCCCAAAATCCAAATAAAGCCTCTGAGAATGGCACAGAAATTTTTTAATGAATAATAGCTCAGTACATGAGACAGAAAAAAGCACAAATTGCAAAAGTAAAATTCAAATAATTTTATATTTTAAAAGTTTTTGAAAAGATTATCTAAATTTGAAAATAGAACATAGACGAAAGTTCAAACAAACCCTCTGAGAATCGCATAGAATTTTTTTTATTGATAACAATACAGTTTATTAGATACAAAAAAACTTAAAATTTAAAAAAATAAAATTCTTTATTCAAAGTAATTGTCAAAAAATAAGGAAATACGAGGGAAATCAAAAAAATTTAAATAGAAAAAGAAAAAGTCTGCTATAAATAGCAGACTTTCAATATATTTTTAAAGTTTAGTTGTTTATGGCAGCAACTCCAGGAAGTTCAAGACCTTCTAAACTTTCAAGCATAGCCCCACCTCCGGTAGATACATAGCTTACCTTATCAGCATAACCAAACTGCTTTACAAAGGCAACACTGTCCCCTCCTCCAACAAGAGAAAAAGCTCCCAATTTCGTAGCTTCAGCGATGCTTTCACCAAGAGCTATTGTTCCAGCAGCAAAATTAGACATTTCAAAAACTCCAATTGGTCCATTCCAAAGAATAGTCCTAGAATTTAATAGTACATCATTAAACTGATCTCTAGATTTTGCACCAGCGTCTAATCCCATCCATCC
Coding sequences within it:
- the mnmG gene encoding tRNA uridine-5-carboxymethylaminomethyl(34) synthesis enzyme MnmG; amino-acid sequence: MISEIYDVIVVGAGHAGCEAAAAAANLGSKTLLVTMNMQTIGQMSCNPAMGGIAKGQIVREIDAMGGYSGIIADKSAIQFKMLNLSKGPAMWSPRTQNDRMLFAEEWRLALENTPNLDFFQDMVKSLIIENNKAVGVITSLGIEIRSNSVVLTNGTFLNGLIHVGDKQLGGGRMGEPRAFGITEQLVSLGFEAGRMKTGTPPRVDGRSLDYSKMEEQKGDQNPQKFSYLDTPKLTKQLSCHIVYTNEAVHDILREGFDRSPMFNGTIQSLGPRYCPSIEDKINRFAERNRHQLFVEPEGWKTVEIYVNGFSSSLPEDVQIKAMRHIPGFESVKVFRPGYAIEYDYFPPTQLKHTLETKLVDNLYFAGQINGTTGYEEAAGQGLMAGINAHNKVHEKDEFILNRDEAYIGVLIDDLITKGTEEPYRMFTSRAEYRLLLRQDNADIRLTEKSYQLGLAKEERLKRVEEKIAKSQELEAFLRETSLKPGIINPILESMESNPVDQAYRASQFLTRPNITLEKLEEIDAIKEVSSQYNDEVREQAEVNIKYKGYIEKEKENVAKLNRLENVKIPEDFDYLKISSLSAEAKQKMNNVRPKTVAQAGRISGVSPADINVLLIYLGR
- the ybeY gene encoding rRNA maturation RNase YbeY; its protein translation is MIQFFYENLPESVNTEYTIWLKDIILSEGKKLGEINYIFCDDEYLLKVNQDYLQHDYYTDIITFDYVKSKTLSGEIFVSLQRISDNASTLSKNYEEELRRVLAHGILHLCGYKDKTEEEEQLMRNKEDFYIAKYN
- a CDS encoding class I SAM-dependent methyltransferase, giving the protein MKIKDHFLSQEIFEIKETETKGVFKTSPIPSNISKYYESEDYISHHQDSGSLKEKLYKFLQSFNLQYKKTILLDRIKKGSRVLDYGCGAGEFVKYIENDFEVFGFEPNADARKAVQNKISKATILDNINTIEDHSLDAITLWHVFEHVENQDEMLEIFNKKLKEKGLLIIAVPNPTSYDAKHYKEYWAAYDVPRHIYHFSKNGMENLITKKPNWKMRKIKPLVLDSYYISMLSEKYKKSSLFWIKAVIYGTISNIKALFSNEFSSLIYIIEKK